A region of Nostoc sp. 'Peltigera membranacea cyanobiont' N6 DNA encodes the following proteins:
- a CDS encoding type IV pilus twitching motility protein PilT: protein MTESQPPSNSNSVTERNLPPAPPMPPPPPTFSTQRQMTQTLDMSMERSTNAPVAGHRPVAPPPIPSSVTSKNSSAGPTLEKLIREAYDQGYSDLHLGVNEVPRFRSRGEIQSMDYPETDKEAFMSWLREVMSEAEIQRFEEHLEFDGATQYDFARVRINVFGTLRGPAMVLRLIPLKILTMEQLRLPPIFRDICHHHKGLILVTGPTGSGKSTTMAAMVDYINKEMAKHIITIEDPIEFIHQSRKSLVKQREVGMHTRKFDNALKAALREDPDLILVGEMRDKETVNTALKAAQTGHLVMGTLHTNSAVKTIERILNLYSGDEQDAMRVAISESLVAVIAQGLCRTTDGKRAAFHDVLINTEAIKEWIKDGKYDEIGELMKQASFDGMITMNQSLLNLYQDGRITEETALEMSPTPNEMAQFLRGRV, encoded by the coding sequence ATGACAGAATCACAGCCTCCATCAAATTCTAACTCTGTTACCGAACGTAACCTGCCCCCAGCGCCCCCAATGCCGCCACCTCCGCCAACCTTTAGCACACAGAGGCAGATGACGCAAACATTGGATATGTCAATGGAGAGGAGTACTAACGCTCCTGTTGCAGGTCATCGTCCGGTTGCTCCTCCGCCAATACCTAGTTCAGTTACCTCTAAAAACAGCAGTGCGGGACCCACTTTAGAGAAGTTGATCAGGGAAGCTTACGATCAGGGATATTCTGACTTGCACTTGGGTGTAAATGAAGTACCTCGCTTCCGCAGCCGAGGAGAAATTCAATCAATGGATTATCCAGAAACAGATAAAGAAGCTTTTATGAGTTGGTTGCGGGAGGTGATGAGTGAGGCGGAAATTCAGCGCTTTGAAGAACACCTAGAATTTGACGGAGCAACTCAATATGACTTTGCTCGCGTGCGGATTAATGTTTTTGGCACCCTTAGAGGGCCTGCGATGGTGTTGCGGTTGATTCCTCTAAAAATCTTAACTATGGAACAGTTGAGATTACCCCCGATTTTTCGGGATATTTGCCATCACCACAAAGGTTTAATTTTAGTGACCGGGCCCACTGGTTCTGGTAAGTCCACCACAATGGCAGCGATGGTTGACTACATCAATAAGGAGATGGCCAAGCATATCATCACCATTGAAGACCCGATCGAATTTATCCATCAAAGCCGCAAGTCTTTAGTCAAACAACGAGAAGTGGGAATGCATACCCGGAAATTTGACAACGCTTTGAAAGCAGCTTTGCGGGAAGACCCAGATTTGATTCTGGTCGGTGAAATGCGGGATAAGGAAACAGTCAACACCGCCCTAAAAGCCGCCCAGACTGGTCACTTAGTCATGGGAACCCTACACACTAATAGCGCTGTCAAAACCATTGAGCGGATTCTCAACCTCTACTCTGGTGACGAACAGGATGCAATGCGGGTAGCAATTTCTGAGTCTTTAGTGGCAGTAATTGCTCAAGGTTTGTGTCGTACAACTGACGGGAAGCGGGCTGCTTTCCACGATGTGCTGATTAATACTGAGGCGATTAAAGAATGGATCAAAGACGGTAAGTATGATGAAATTGGCGAGTTGATGAAACAAGCTAGCTTTGACGGGATGATTACGATGAATCAGTCATTGCTAAATCTCTATCAAGATGGTCGTATCACTGAAGAAACTGCTTTAGAAATGTCGCCAACTCCTAATGAAATGGCTCAGTTTCTCCGAGGTCGAGTTTAA
- a CDS encoding circadian clock KaiB family protein gives MNNLTTNKLSTPQLFKGIALFTPGGDLIYCIDPSKQGRWHLHLCSALQEILDLPEPPHFLVPCYTATIDHWLDPRTQQVRTFAEAYPAVIRHQALLNAIFGTGELVWQAAPWQEGLCDRMVLTTYRSSFPQLWEDRDLIVRLDLSEPVPKYHQPVIVQKKEVITQGYVLRLFVAGHSSTTERILQNLHELLERSLGHPYTLKVIDVLSHPEQAELNQVSATPTLVKVWPHPIRRIVGELDHVEKILQMLAAKEKF, from the coding sequence GTGAATAACTTGACAACAAACAAACTATCTACACCCCAGTTGTTTAAAGGCATTGCCCTATTTACACCTGGAGGAGATTTAATTTACTGCATCGATCCTAGCAAGCAGGGTCGATGGCACTTGCATTTATGTTCGGCTTTGCAAGAAATCCTAGATTTACCAGAGCCACCGCACTTTTTAGTGCCTTGTTATACTGCGACTATTGACCACTGGTTAGATCCGCGCACTCAACAAGTGCGAACTTTTGCTGAAGCTTATCCGGCTGTAATTAGACATCAAGCTTTGCTTAATGCCATTTTTGGCACAGGGGAGTTAGTATGGCAAGCAGCTCCTTGGCAAGAGGGGTTGTGCGATCGCATGGTGCTAACAACTTATCGTTCCTCATTCCCGCAGCTTTGGGAAGATCGCGATTTAATTGTTCGTCTTGACCTTTCTGAACCTGTACCAAAATACCACCAGCCAGTAATAGTACAAAAAAAGGAAGTAATTACACAAGGCTATGTTCTCCGCTTGTTTGTAGCAGGCCATAGCAGTACAACCGAACGCATTCTGCAAAATCTACACGAATTATTGGAGCGATCGCTGGGACATCCTTATACTTTGAAAGTGATTGATGTTTTAAGTCATCCAGAACAAGCAGAACTAAATCAGGTTTCTGCAACGCCTACCCTTGTCAAGGTTTGGCCTCACCCAATTCGGCGAATTGTTGGAGAGTTGGATCATGTAGAAAAGATTTTACAAATGTTAGCTGCTAAGGAAAAATTTTAA